One stretch of Schlesneria sp. DSM 10557 DNA includes these proteins:
- a CDS encoding ATP-binding protein → MSYRTLKRLLGETSLERKCRLLFGGGLLLLISGSFYFYSKQTQKIISQQNLEVARNLVPTAIVAKHAEYFDRKSAEHRNFAVMVRDLKPETQKEQSWALLKSSDISDAASRPIEKVDHEAIQRLSPTNPNALSEWPTEVTLEKDIPQFLYYAPVKAKTFCLDCHVQHNQNPNLKENDVLGIVKISYPLAKINRDISWNNAVLLATAIITTALAWFATYVIVRYVIVKPVLHLKEVSDAITRGDLEQRADIRTGDEFEELSQAFNRMLRHLTTVQEDLQKLNRGFERKVDELAQANLRLFELNNLKNEFLATMSHELRTPLNSILGFSEVLMTNPGNLSEKQQRFVAHILSSGRTLLSLITDVLDLAKIESGKMELHPVNTSVVELVDRVVGAMMPIAEKKNLDLSWDIEPDLPPVFQDVGKLQQILNNLLSNAIKFTPEGGRVRVRASRQGDRLVLTVEDTGIGIPLEDQERIFEKFRQGSTVAGGHDPLTREFEGTGLGLSITRELSKLLGGGIGLQSEFGKGSRFTVVVPMQLVVPTETDMSRPWLTTEAIDLAIERPSAFGRSRGAKQPDDYPKPVTIDATSPRPGRGTM, encoded by the coding sequence ATGTCGTATCGAACGTTGAAGCGTCTGCTGGGGGAAACAAGCCTCGAACGAAAGTGCCGCCTGCTCTTTGGTGGAGGCCTGCTGCTGCTGATCTCGGGAAGCTTTTATTTCTATTCCAAGCAGACCCAGAAGATCATTTCGCAACAGAACCTCGAAGTCGCGCGCAACCTGGTTCCCACCGCGATCGTGGCGAAGCATGCCGAGTATTTCGACCGCAAGTCGGCCGAACATCGCAACTTTGCCGTGATGGTTCGCGATCTGAAACCAGAGACTCAAAAAGAGCAAAGTTGGGCGTTACTGAAATCGTCTGATATCAGTGACGCTGCGTCACGCCCCATCGAAAAAGTGGACCATGAGGCGATTCAGCGACTCTCTCCGACCAACCCGAATGCGCTGAGTGAATGGCCAACGGAGGTCACTCTCGAAAAGGATATTCCTCAGTTCCTGTACTATGCCCCAGTCAAAGCGAAAACGTTCTGCCTGGATTGCCATGTCCAGCACAACCAGAACCCCAACCTCAAAGAGAACGATGTCTTGGGGATCGTCAAAATCTCGTACCCGCTCGCCAAGATCAATCGGGATATCAGTTGGAACAATGCTGTGCTGCTGGCCACGGCGATCATCACGACGGCCCTGGCGTGGTTCGCAACTTACGTCATTGTTCGCTACGTCATTGTAAAGCCGGTACTCCACCTGAAAGAGGTCAGCGACGCGATTACGAGAGGTGACCTGGAGCAACGTGCCGACATCCGCACTGGTGACGAATTTGAAGAACTGAGCCAGGCGTTCAATCGCATGTTGCGTCACCTGACGACAGTTCAGGAAGATTTACAGAAGCTCAATCGCGGCTTTGAACGGAAAGTCGATGAGCTGGCACAGGCGAACCTGAGACTCTTCGAGCTGAATAATCTGAAGAACGAATTTCTGGCAACGATGAGTCATGAGCTGAGAACTCCACTGAACTCAATTCTTGGATTCAGTGAAGTGCTGATGACGAACCCCGGAAATCTGAGTGAAAAGCAGCAGCGGTTCGTGGCTCACATCCTATCTTCAGGTCGCACGCTGCTCAGCCTGATCACCGACGTTCTCGATCTCGCCAAGATTGAAAGCGGCAAAATGGAACTGCACCCCGTCAACACGTCCGTTGTTGAACTGGTTGATCGTGTCGTCGGGGCCATGATGCCGATTGCTGAAAAGAAGAACCTGGATCTGAGCTGGGATATCGAACCCGATCTTCCCCCCGTTTTCCAGGACGTGGGCAAACTGCAGCAGATTCTGAACAACCTCCTGTCGAATGCGATCAAGTTCACGCCGGAAGGGGGCCGGGTTCGTGTCCGTGCTTCTCGCCAGGGAGACCGGCTGGTTCTGACCGTGGAAGACACGGGAATTGGAATTCCTCTGGAAGATCAGGAACGGATCTTCGAAAAATTCCGACAGGGATCCACCGTTGCGGGGGGCCATGACCCACTCACCCGCGAATTCGAAGGAACGGGGCTGGGGCTGTCCATCACCCGTGAACTTTCGAAACTGCTGGGCGGGGGTATCGGGCTGCAAAGTGAATTCGGTAAGGGAAGCCGCTTCACGGTCGTCGTACCGATGCAGTTGGTCGTTCCGACGGAGACTGACATGTCCCGCCCCTGGCTCACCACGGAAGCCATTGATCTGGCGATTGAACGACCTTCCGCGTTTGGGCGATCACGCGGAGCGAAACAGCCTGACGATTACCCAAAGCCCGTCACCATCGATGCAACTTCGCCGCGCCCCGGTCGCGGAACGATGTAG
- a CDS encoding STAS/SEC14 domain-containing protein — protein MIEILSGVPEHTVGFKISGKLHDEDYKTFVPLVDAEIAKEGKVNLLVQFQDFQGWDLAALWDDIQFATTHCTKIQRIAFVGEKSWDKWMARICKPFTMAKIQYFEVTELDAAKSWLNQA, from the coding sequence ATGATCGAGATCCTTTCAGGGGTTCCCGAACACACGGTCGGGTTCAAAATCAGCGGCAAGCTGCACGATGAGGATTACAAGACGTTCGTTCCCCTGGTCGATGCTGAGATTGCCAAAGAAGGAAAAGTGAATTTGCTCGTTCAGTTCCAGGATTTTCAGGGTTGGGATCTAGCCGCATTGTGGGACGATATCCAGTTCGCAACGACTCATTGCACGAAAATCCAGCGCATCGCATTCGTCGGTGAGAAGTCCTGGGACAAATGGATGGCCCGCATTTGCAAGCCGTTCACGATGGCCAAAATCCAATACTTTGAAGTGACGGAACTGGATGCCGCCAAGTCGTGGCTGAATCAGGCCTGA
- a CDS encoding carbohydrate porin, with protein MRCFYGKPARILGFWLALVVAIEPAICFAYQPYDDEVIIEPKSAPYPDEGDLQPDVDYVPIDALVPLLSESALAAGTPPLEGPLFSRKTLTGEWGGARTRLRESGITADLSTTQFYQGVASGGLNQVFRYGGRNDYFVNIDGEKAGLWKGAFVTLHGETRYGETIDKYGGTFMPPNLMLDVPQAYGSVTALTEFKLTQFLSESFLVYGGRLNMFDTFVQPITGATALNGFMNTAMMFNPVYARTVPYSTYGAGFAVLKDLKPVFSAAVVDTHNTPTVTGFNTLFDNGVTLLAELKVPTQFFGMPGHQGVAGTYSTGSYSDLEPTPYFDPIAGLGLIASKQHGSWCFTYGFDQALYTSPSDPRKVWGVFGNFGVSDANPNPVPTFFNVGLSGTSLIPQRLQDSCGFGYYYVEVSESLKDLAPRVLRLQDEQGVELYYNYQVNPWFHVTPDIQLVSPFRERAETAVIAGVRAKVDF; from the coding sequence ATGCGATGCTTCTATGGAAAACCCGCGCGGATACTCGGATTCTGGCTCGCACTGGTCGTGGCCATTGAACCCGCCATCTGCTTCGCCTATCAGCCGTATGATGACGAAGTGATCATCGAGCCGAAGAGTGCTCCTTATCCCGACGAAGGCGACCTGCAACCCGATGTCGACTATGTGCCGATCGACGCACTGGTCCCTTTGCTCTCGGAAAGCGCATTAGCCGCCGGGACGCCTCCTTTAGAAGGGCCTCTGTTTTCGCGTAAAACTCTGACGGGTGAGTGGGGTGGAGCACGGACCCGACTCCGCGAAAGTGGGATTACTGCGGATCTGAGCACCACACAGTTTTACCAGGGAGTTGCGTCGGGAGGACTCAATCAAGTCTTCCGCTACGGCGGCCGTAACGATTACTTCGTGAACATCGATGGTGAAAAGGCGGGCCTGTGGAAAGGGGCGTTTGTCACGCTTCACGGCGAAACCCGCTACGGAGAAACCATCGATAAATACGGTGGCACCTTTATGCCACCCAACTTAATGCTCGATGTTCCGCAAGCTTACGGATCCGTAACGGCACTCACCGAATTCAAGCTAACTCAGTTTCTGAGTGAATCGTTTTTAGTTTATGGCGGTCGATTGAATATGTTTGATACATTTGTGCAGCCAATCACGGGGGCGACTGCTCTTAATGGCTTCATGAATACCGCAATGATGTTCAATCCTGTTTACGCCCGAACAGTCCCCTATTCGACGTATGGGGCTGGGTTTGCAGTGCTGAAAGACCTCAAACCGGTCTTCTCCGCAGCCGTTGTCGACACTCATAACACGCCTACCGTAACGGGATTCAATACACTTTTCGATAACGGCGTGACGTTGCTTGCAGAGCTCAAAGTCCCCACACAGTTCTTCGGAATGCCGGGACATCAGGGTGTGGCAGGAACGTACAGTACAGGAAGTTACTCAGACCTGGAGCCAACGCCTTACTTTGATCCAATCGCCGGTCTGGGGCTCATTGCCAGCAAGCAACATGGGTCCTGGTGTTTCACTTACGGCTTTGATCAGGCACTCTACACCTCCCCCAGCGATCCACGTAAAGTCTGGGGAGTTTTCGGAAATTTTGGGGTCTCTGATGCGAATCCGAACCCTGTTCCCACATTTTTCAATGTGGGGCTGAGTGGTACCAGCCTTATTCCCCAGCGGCTTCAGGACAGTTGTGGCTTCGGCTACTACTATGTCGAAGTTTCTGAGTCCTTGAAGGACCTCGCACCCAGGGTATTGCGACTTCAGGACGAACAGGGGGTTGAGTTGTATTACAACTATCAGGTCAATCCGTGGTTCCATGTGACCCCGGATATCCAGCTTGTGTCGCCATTCCGTGAGCGGGCAGAGACAGCGGTGATTGCAGGCGTACGTGCCAAGGTCGATTTCTAA
- a CDS encoding MFS transporter — protein MYPPPFPPQLRDLPLNAPEPHSASTRTIEDSLQDSTSTSSTSFGQWMALIAALLGWMFDGAEMGVFSMVGRAAIQDLLGISQPSPESEQKVGLYFSLVIAVFLVGAATGGVLFGWLGDRIGRVRAMSLSVLTYALFTGLCGFAQTPIQLGILRFIAALGMGGEWSLGVALVMEVWPNRSRALMAGLIGAAANAGYLLVGIIGIGLAAVLTQCESLLASTGLPESTVSMLVANKGWRLMMMLGTLPAGLTFFFRLFVPESTKWEREHDRGSTSNWVASDLVGVLVGAIGPGLIVWVWADERINTTWRLAGTFMGLVIATLGYIYPVVRFLQRTYANSSDAANQTSQTIRRMLLGACLSGIALIGTWGSTQWAMSWAGQLTQNVKPVDATGTRGADEQAMAATAAKPSWIHETITRNPREYTQIVTAVGAIIGTILAAMLGDWVGRRIAYCALCFVSMASVLWFYQFHSQFDAEFLFAAFLLGTFTASFYGWLPLYLPELYTTNVRATGQGFSFNFGRILAAIGTLQIGSLLAFVNRYETFAGLKGGYPVACSVVCFVYVIGMTLIWVAPETKGKALPE, from the coding sequence ATGTATCCGCCTCCTTTCCCACCTCAACTGAGAGACCTTCCGTTGAACGCGCCAGAACCCCACTCTGCCTCGACTCGAACGATTGAAGACTCACTCCAGGATAGCACTTCGACAAGCAGCACCAGCTTTGGCCAGTGGATGGCCCTGATCGCTGCGCTACTGGGTTGGATGTTTGACGGAGCGGAAATGGGCGTGTTCTCGATGGTGGGCCGTGCCGCCATCCAGGATCTGCTTGGGATCTCCCAACCCTCCCCCGAATCGGAACAAAAGGTTGGACTTTACTTCAGTTTGGTCATCGCGGTATTTCTTGTGGGTGCCGCAACGGGCGGCGTCCTGTTCGGCTGGCTGGGAGACCGAATTGGACGTGTCCGGGCCATGAGCCTCAGCGTGTTAACATATGCGCTCTTTACTGGTCTTTGCGGGTTTGCTCAGACGCCTATCCAGTTGGGAATCTTGCGATTTATTGCCGCGCTGGGAATGGGGGGCGAATGGTCCCTCGGCGTCGCACTCGTGATGGAAGTCTGGCCAAATCGCTCGCGTGCGTTAATGGCAGGCTTAATCGGAGCAGCAGCAAATGCCGGCTACCTGCTCGTGGGAATCATCGGGATCGGCTTAGCCGCAGTCCTGACTCAGTGTGAGTCATTACTCGCCTCGACCGGACTTCCTGAATCCACGGTGAGTATGCTTGTCGCCAATAAAGGCTGGCGGCTGATGATGATGCTGGGAACACTTCCAGCCGGACTGACATTTTTCTTTCGCCTCTTCGTGCCAGAATCGACGAAGTGGGAACGCGAGCATGACCGCGGTTCCACATCAAACTGGGTGGCGTCTGACCTGGTCGGCGTACTGGTGGGAGCAATCGGTCCTGGTCTGATTGTCTGGGTCTGGGCCGACGAACGAATCAACACGACGTGGCGTCTGGCAGGCACATTCATGGGACTGGTCATTGCCACCTTGGGATATATCTACCCGGTCGTACGATTCCTTCAGCGAACCTATGCGAACTCGAGCGACGCAGCCAACCAGACGAGCCAGACGATTCGCCGGATGCTGCTCGGAGCCTGCTTAAGCGGAATCGCACTGATTGGCACCTGGGGTTCCACACAGTGGGCCATGTCCTGGGCCGGTCAATTAACTCAGAACGTCAAACCAGTCGACGCGACAGGAACACGAGGGGCTGATGAGCAGGCAATGGCTGCAACCGCGGCGAAGCCGTCGTGGATTCATGAGACTATCACTAGAAACCCCCGTGAATATACGCAGATTGTTACTGCAGTGGGGGCGATCATCGGTACAATCCTGGCCGCCATGCTGGGCGACTGGGTCGGTCGCCGCATCGCGTACTGTGCTCTGTGCTTCGTGTCGATGGCATCCGTGCTGTGGTTCTACCAGTTTCATTCTCAATTCGACGCCGAGTTTCTCTTTGCTGCGTTCCTGTTGGGAACGTTTACAGCCTCATTCTATGGATGGTTGCCACTGTATCTTCCAGAACTTTACACAACGAATGTACGAGCGACGGGACAAGGCTTCAGCTTCAATTTTGGCCGTATCCTGGCAGCCATCGGCACACTTCAGATTGGTTCGCTGCTGGCTTTTGTAAATCGCTACGAAACGTTTGCCGGGTTGAAAGGTGGATATCCGGTCGCCTGCAGTGTGGTCTGCTTCGTCTACGTGATTGGGATGACCCTGATCTGGGTGGCGCCAGAAACCAAGGGGAAAGCACTGCCCGAATAA